A window of Onychostoma macrolepis isolate SWU-2019 chromosome 24, ASM1243209v1, whole genome shotgun sequence genomic DNA:
ACGTCATTCCATCCGCGATGCTTTGAATAATCGCATGTGTGCGTGCATCAACTAGTAAGTTAattttttcatactgtatatttacattgCTACGTTAATTTATGTTTAAAGACGAGCTTATCGCGTATGCCTTAATACATGTCTCTGTAAACTAATTGCAGATAATCCTGTTACGCAATCACTATATAAACATTTACCGTGTTTATTGACATACGAGATGCCGGCTGTTATTCACTTGCATACTGATGTTCTTTAATGTAAACTTGtactttattattgttatttctaTTTCTAGAACCACACTCAAGTAAACTTCAAATTCTGAAATGAGTGGTCTGTAAGTGGTGTGTGCTTCTAACTCCTCCAACTGACATAACTTAATTGTTCTGACCGGACAATTTTTGGTGGTTGCCACCGGGTATTAATTAGCACCTAAGAGCTTAAGATTTCTTTACAACTATCATCTGTTTGTCCTGCAGAAACAGCTGAAGGAGACGCAGAAGACGTTCCAGCAGAgaatccagcagagagagaaagatctccagcagctgagagaggctgtggagtctcataaggtgagtctggagaagaagagaagtttgtctcagtctcagttcagactcactgaagcctgaatcactgtgtgtcctaacagcgctctgcacagacagcagtggaggacagtgagaAGATCTTTACTAAGCTCATCCGCTCCATTAAGAGAAGCCGCTTGGAGCTCATACggctgatcagagatcaggaaaagcaagcagtgagtcgagctgaagaACGACTAgagcgactggagcaggagatcaatgatctgaggaggagagatgctgagctggagcagctttcacacacacaggatcacaTCCAGTTCCTGCAGGTAACAGATCTAGAAGAACAGAGTCATAGTGGACTTGATCAGATCCTGCTGTGACACGAGACtcacagagaaacatttcatgaggGTCTTGTTATATAATCATCAGGCAGACTCTCATCTGATCATCATCTTTGAACGAGACGCAGCTTAATAGCTTTCAGCTCTGGAAATCTCTTAGGAATTATTTCTCTGAGTTCTTTCTTCTGGAAGATATATTTAGTTGCCAAAAACCACTTGCTCCACCAAACTTCACTAAACTTTAAGGGTCCTTTTGTAGTTTCAGTGTCTCTAACTGctctaatgctgtaaataatggTCAATATAATGTCTGTGGTTTTGCCTGAGCAAATCTACAGAACCCTACTATGAGACTCCGTTGATGTGCTTCAGCTGTTAGATGGACCTTTATgttttttccatgttttatcATCCAAACTATTTCCTAGAAAGTTCACATATAATGTAAATGGCAAATACTAGAATCTGTAGCTTTAATGTGATAAAATGAATATGAGAAGAATGAAGCTGATGCTATGAAAGTGCTGGATTGAGGTGAGCTACCGAAGTCAATTCAAAAAGAGCTGCTCAAATCTGATGTTGGAGCAGGTTATTGGGTCAAGTGTGGAGCTGATGAGTTTGATTTGTGATTTCTGtagagtttccagtctctctcagcACCTCCTGAATCTACAGACATAAATGACGATCCCATcatttctctcttctcttttgatgatctgagagaatctgtccatcagctgagagacaaactggaggatttctgcaaagaggagcTCAAGAAGATCTCAGACAGAGGTAAAGTCCTGGAGATTCATCTGTTCTCAGAAACGagtccatcatcatctcatatCATGGAGAACATAATTTCAGAAATGTCTTAGTAATGGATGCAGGATCATGAGAATCACATGttcatgtctgttgatttccacaGTCACATTCGCCAACATTGTTCCCAGGACCAGGAACGACTTcctacaatgtaagtcagtaagaAAACATGTAGAAAAACTCGCTGAATGTGTTCATGTTCTTCCTGTAGAAGCTGAAAGAAGAGTTGATGATATAAATGATGATTTGCTCAGGATATCTGGTCATCtgtactgagacactgatgatacactgaacaGGAAGAGTTCAGCTGcatgaaaagatcaaacagattcataattcctgattctgatgtgttttctctccatcagattcccatcagctcactctggatctgaacacagTGAATAAACAACTCCATCTGTCTGAGAGCAACAGTGTGATTACCAACACTGGCACAGTTCAGTcatatcctgatcatccagacagatttgatggtgtgtgtcaggtgttgtgtagagagagtgtgtgtggacgctgttactgggagctgGAGTGGAGTGGAGATAATGGTGTGTtaatatcagtgtcatataagagcatcagcaggaagggaggtgttgagtgtttgtttggatctaatgatcagtcctggagtttgtACTGCACTCCCTCCAGATACTCAT
This region includes:
- the LOC131533112 gene encoding tripartite motif-containing protein 16-like; the protein is MAEARFSQDEFMCPVCLDLLKDPVTIQCGHSYCKSCITGCWDQEDQKRVYSCPQCRQTFSPRPALARNTMLTELVEKLKKTKLPADCDAGAGDVQCAVCTGRKYKAIKSCLVCQESYCQTHFNHHEEFHSYKPHKVIDATGRLQEMICQKHEKHLEMYCITDQQCICVLCTKYEHKNHDTVSAEAQRTEKQKQLKETQKTFQQRIQQREKDLQQLREAVESHKRSAQTAVEDSEKIFTKLIRSIKRSRLELIRLIRDQEKQAVSRAEERLERLEQEINDLRRRDAELEQLSHTQDHIQFLQSFQSLSAPPESTDINDDPIISLFSFDDLRESVHQLRDKLEDFCKEELKKISDRVTFANIVPRTRNDFLQYSHQLTLDLNTVNKQLHLSESNSVITNTGTVQSYPDHPDRFDGVCQVLCRESVCGRCYWELEWSGDNGVLISVSYKSISRKGGVECLFGSNDQSWSLYCTPSRYSFIHNNIRIALQGKPISSRIGVFVDHSAGTLSFFSVSDTMSLIHTVQTTFTQPLYPGFFVSIGSSVKLC